In Miscanthus floridulus cultivar M001 chromosome 5, ASM1932011v1, whole genome shotgun sequence, one genomic interval encodes:
- the LOC136455316 gene encoding protein ALP1-like: MIQFDAFTGQPSKERQNFETALKMSRNTLDYLCSLIKGDCKRKTQSYRNFRFGDKVVLGVEDQVAIALLRLTTGESLLGIGTRFGMNHSAISNITWKFIECLEEHAASHLKWPDPQEMAAIKAKFEKIQGLPNCCGAIDTTHVLMCSSSQPNSNVWLYGENRNSMVLHAIIDPDMRFRDVVSGWPGSLDDSCILRTSGFYRLCQKGSRLTGQMELPGESAGSMVREYIVGDPSYPLLPWLVTPYQEHGLSAEKVEFNKCHTATRMVVQGALANLKDRWRVLKGELWRPDKHRLSRIIYACCLLTNIMIDPEDAVRDGMPASHNHDDGYRQQVSNVADDGAVTQRDLLCQYVSRLGSQLPGMITTIQYFRLPFPFPLT; the protein is encoded by the coding sequence ATGATTCAGTTTGATGCCTTTACAGGACAACCTTCGAAAGAACGCCAAAACTTCGAGACTGCCTTAAAGATGTCAAGGAACACTTTAGACTACCTTTGTTCTCTGATTAAAGGGGACTGCAAGAGAAAGACACAAAGTTACAGAAATTTCAGGTTTGGGGACAAGGTGGTTCTAGGTGTGGAGGATCAAGTCGCCATTGCTCTGCTAAGACTTACCACTGGTGAGTCACTTCTGGGCATAGGAACACGCTTTGGGATGAACCACTCAGCCATCTCAAACATCACTTGGAAGTTCATTGAGTGTTTGGAGGAGCACGCTGCTAGTCATCTGAAGTGGCCTGACCCTCAGGAGATGGCAGCCATCAAAGCGAAATTTGAGAAGATCCAGGGTCTCCCGAACTGCTGTGGCGCTATAGACACGACACACGTCCTCATGTGCTCTTCATCTCAGCCCAACAGCAATGTCTGGCTATATGGTGAGAACAGGAACAGCATGGTCCTGCATGCCATTATCGACCCTGACATGCGGTTCAGAGATGTTGTCAGTGGCTGGCCTGGAAGCTTGGACGACTCGTGCATCCTGCGCACCTCAGGCTTCTACAGGCTCTGCCAGAAAGGCTCAAGGCTGACTGGGCAAATGGAGCTTCCTGGAGAATCAGCAGGGTCAATGGTCAGGGAATACATTGTTGGGGATCCCAGCTACCCTCTCCTTCCATGGCTGGTGACTCCATACCAAGAGCACGGTCTATCTGCAGAGAAAGTGGAATTCAACAAGTGTCACACCGCGACGAGAATGGTGGTGCAAGGTGCCCTGGCCAATCTGAAGGATCGGTGGCGGGTGCTCAAGGGAGAGCTGTGGAGGCCAGACAAGCATCGGCTGTCCAGGATCATTTATGCCTGCTGCTTGCTCACCAACATCATGATCGACCCTGAAGATGCCGTCAGGGATGGGATGCCGGCGTCCCACAACCACGATGACGGCTACAGGCAGCAGGTCAGCAATGTGGCAGACGACGGCGCCGTCACTCAGAGAGACCTGCTCTGCCAGTATGTCAGTCGGCTCGGCAGCCAATTACCCGGAATGATCACGACCATTCAATATTTTCGTCTGCCTTTTCCCTTCCCCCTGACATGA